In the genome of Hymenobacter cellulosivorans, one region contains:
- the porW gene encoding type IX secretion system periplasmic lipoprotein PorW/SprE, which translates to MTKYPLFRLLIAPVALLLGVAACSSERKSVVGRTYENIVARDNGFFLAREKLRATEETLYKARINDYNRVLPLFPTLDDATVGRVTADLDDIIKKASLPIQHRPGSDWTDDSYLVIGKARYYKKEYEDAGKTFKYVNTTSKDVNAKHEALIWLMRTFLALKEYDNAAAVSDILDKEQGVEQNARELFLTRAEYFLLTGDQKQAIVNLEKAIPYISPKNEQSRTRYILAQLYQANGQDKDAYAQLNKILKKNPPYELDFFSKLMLGQVSDLNANDRARLDKYFAKLLKDTKNKEYTDKIYYEMARLEYRQQQYDKALALLRKASRANSANRAQKSYTYLLSGRIYYENLQKYRLAAAYYDSTVQNMDRAAPEYAATAERSDILKEFAKQITTIETQDSLQALARLDSAALRTQLLTFATAEITARKQEADRIAAQQERAARIEQQAASGVSALRPGDSNVDPLALANGAGGALFYFDNPTALSTAKAEFVRRWGDRQLQDNWRTSSQISSSPATAQGGNVPLSIAGGSSTRVNPVEGATLSAAADPAAQARQLAATYRQNLPLTEAQMQASQKQVEEALFALGAIYSQQLKEQARAAETYEKLVTRFPQSKHSPEVFYSLYLIYKELNDPKAEAYAQRLRQEYPNSSYARLVADPEYLRRTSLANEQVAVQLDSAFAFYKKQEFKKATAVLARSKKQNPVSDLNDRVAYLNTLLVIRTQPPAAAKLAVEKFQKDYPESPLAGQARDLLASYKRYEEGQIAGALASTDKPVVSMFRPGEVENRMRILFAPDETPASLVKPAPTIPATPPAAPAPTVPVPSVVPAPASQPVPTPTTTPATVAPSVTPEPKAPTNKDPKTNRTLTKREIAAAAAAAAKTPAPAPEPTAAAPAAPAPATTKAPEPTTLPAAPVKPATPYAANLTAGHAVVLAFPKGAAPTQELPAQLATYNNRFYRVNNLQVQQVVLGDNMDLVVVQSLPGAKVAQSYALKLRGPQSPLAKLRGAGYQTVIIGIDNLPLLLQSKDVEEYQRFYEKTYK; encoded by the coding sequence TTGACAAAGTATCCGCTTTTCCGCCTGCTTATTGCCCCGGTTGCCCTGCTGCTGGGCGTGGCGGCCTGCTCTTCGGAACGTAAGTCCGTGGTGGGCCGTACCTACGAGAACATCGTGGCCCGCGACAATGGCTTTTTCCTGGCCCGCGAGAAGCTGCGGGCTACCGAGGAGACTTTATATAAGGCCCGCATCAACGACTACAATCGGGTGCTGCCGCTGTTTCCGACCCTGGACGATGCTACCGTGGGCCGCGTAACGGCCGACCTGGACGACATTATTAAAAAAGCTTCGCTGCCGATTCAGCACCGCCCCGGCTCCGACTGGACCGATGACAGCTACCTGGTTATCGGCAAGGCGCGCTATTATAAGAAGGAGTACGAAGACGCAGGCAAGACCTTCAAGTACGTCAACACGACCAGCAAGGACGTCAATGCCAAGCACGAGGCCCTGATCTGGCTGATGCGTACGTTTCTGGCGCTGAAGGAATATGACAACGCTGCCGCCGTTTCGGATATTCTCGACAAAGAGCAAGGCGTAGAGCAGAATGCCCGGGAGCTGTTTTTGACCCGGGCCGAGTATTTTTTGCTGACCGGCGACCAGAAACAAGCCATCGTCAACCTGGAGAAAGCCATTCCTTACATCTCGCCCAAAAACGAGCAGTCACGCACGCGCTACATTCTGGCCCAGCTCTACCAGGCCAACGGGCAGGACAAGGATGCCTATGCGCAACTGAATAAGATTCTGAAGAAGAATCCGCCCTACGAGCTAGACTTTTTCTCGAAGCTGATGCTGGGCCAAGTTTCGGACCTGAACGCCAACGACCGGGCCCGCCTGGATAAATATTTTGCCAAGCTGCTTAAGGACACCAAGAACAAGGAGTATACCGACAAGATATACTACGAAATGGCGCGGCTGGAATATCGGCAGCAGCAGTACGACAAGGCCTTGGCTCTGCTGCGCAAAGCTTCCCGAGCCAATAGCGCCAACCGGGCGCAGAAGTCCTACACCTATCTGCTGTCGGGTCGCATTTACTACGAGAACCTGCAGAAGTACCGGCTGGCCGCCGCCTACTACGACAGCACCGTGCAAAACATGGACCGGGCGGCCCCCGAATACGCCGCTACGGCCGAACGGAGCGACATTCTAAAAGAATTCGCCAAGCAGATTACTACCATCGAAACCCAGGACAGCTTGCAGGCCCTGGCTCGGCTGGACTCGGCCGCGCTGCGCACCCAGCTCCTGACCTTTGCTACGGCCGAAATAACAGCCCGTAAGCAGGAAGCTGACCGCATAGCCGCCCAGCAGGAACGTGCGGCCCGGATTGAGCAGCAAGCGGCCAGTGGCGTGAGTGCCCTGCGGCCCGGTGACTCTAATGTGGACCCGCTGGCCTTGGCAAATGGGGCTGGTGGCGCACTTTTCTACTTCGATAACCCCACGGCGCTGAGCACGGCTAAAGCGGAATTCGTCCGGCGCTGGGGTGACCGGCAATTGCAGGACAACTGGCGGACCAGCAGCCAGATTTCCTCGTCGCCGGCTACGGCGCAGGGCGGCAACGTGCCGCTGTCCATTGCGGGCGGAAGTAGCACCCGGGTCAACCCGGTGGAAGGCGCTACGCTGTCGGCCGCCGCTGACCCGGCCGCCCAGGCCCGGCAACTGGCCGCCACCTACCGCCAGAACCTGCCCCTGACCGAGGCCCAGATGCAAGCTTCGCAGAAGCAGGTGGAAGAGGCTCTGTTTGCCTTGGGCGCTATTTACAGCCAGCAACTAAAGGAGCAGGCGCGTGCCGCCGAAACCTACGAGAAGCTGGTGACGCGTTTTCCGCAGAGCAAGCACTCCCCAGAGGTTTTCTACAGTCTCTACCTGATTTATAAGGAACTGAACGACCCCAAAGCGGAGGCATACGCCCAGCGCCTGCGTCAGGAATATCCGAACTCGTCGTACGCCCGCCTGGTAGCCGACCCGGAATATCTGCGGCGTACTTCCCTGGCCAATGAGCAGGTGGCTGTGCAGCTCGACTCGGCATTTGCGTTCTACAAAAAGCAGGAGTTCAAAAAGGCGACGGCCGTATTGGCCCGAAGCAAAAAGCAGAACCCAGTAAGTGACCTGAACGACCGGGTAGCATACCTGAACACCCTGTTGGTTATCCGGACCCAGCCCCCGGCTGCCGCGAAGCTGGCCGTGGAGAAGTTCCAGAAAGATTACCCGGAAAGTCCGCTGGCCGGGCAGGCGCGCGACCTGCTGGCTAGCTACAAACGCTACGAAGAAGGACAGATTGCCGGAGCCCTGGCGTCTACCGACAAGCCGGTAGTTTCTATGTTTCGGCCCGGAGAGGTTGAAAACCGGATGCGCATCCTCTTTGCCCCCGATGAAACTCCGGCCTCCCTGGTAAAGCCCGCTCCGACTATCCCAGCAACTCCGCCCGCCGCCCCCGCTCCCACCGTACCAGTTCCTTCCGTGGTTCCTGCGCCTGCGTCGCAGCCAGTACCAACCCCGACTACAACGCCTGCTACAGTGGCACCCAGTGTAACGCCCGAACCCAAGGCACCAACTAACAAGGATCCTAAGACGAACCGGACGCTCACCAAAAGGGAAATAGCGGCAGCAGCAGCGGCCGCCGCTAAAACGCCAGCGCCTGCACCTGAGCCAACTGCTGCCGCACCCGCAGCGCCTGCACCTGCTACAACAAAGGCACCTGAGCCAACGACTCTGCCCGCGGCCCCGGTTAAACCAGCTACACCTTATGCCGCCAATCTTACAGCTGGGCACGCGGTGGTACTGGCTTTCCCGAAAGGAGCTGCGCCCACCCAGGAACTGCCGGCGCAGCTGGCGACCTACAACAACCGCTTCTACCGCGTCAATAATTTGCAGGTACAGCAGGTAGTGCTCGGCGACAATATGGACCTGGTGGTGGTACAATCATTGCCGGGCGCCAAAGTAGCCCAGAGCTACGCCCTGAAGCTGCGCGGGCCCCAGTCGCCGTTGGCCAAATTGCGGGGTGCGGGTTACCAAACTGTCATTATCGGTATTGATAACCTCCCGCTGCTGCTGCAAAGCAAGGACGTAGAAGAGTATCAGCGCTTCTACGAGAAGACCTATAAATAA
- a CDS encoding AtpZ/AtpI family protein, which yields MADVPPKPQNSNETDRLRAFAKYSGLAFQMLAIIGVCAWAGIKLDEYVHNDKPWYTIGLMVFGLIAATYQVIRSLSRNE from the coding sequence ATGGCCGACGTCCCACCCAAGCCCCAAAACTCCAACGAAACCGACCGGCTGCGGGCCTTCGCCAAATACTCCGGCCTGGCCTTTCAGATGCTGGCTATAATAGGAGTGTGTGCCTGGGCCGGCATCAAGCTCGACGAGTACGTTCACAACGACAAGCCCTGGTACACCATTGGCCTGATGGTGTTCGGCCTGATTGCGGCCACCTACCAGGTCATCCGCTCCCTTTCCCGCAACGAATAA